From a single Rodentibacter sp. JRC1 genomic region:
- a CDS encoding DMT family transporter, whose translation MKIHSPPSLYHRAIIFMISAYFSITLMNVFVKTASDTIPASETLFSRFLIGLLFLLPFMIKDRDFKVEISQWKFLVLRNLAGVVSMLINFYVVKFLPLSIAVLLMNTSALFIPVLLLFFHQKTPLNVLALSLMGFVGVSIILLTNQNDSFEPIYVLIGLSGAILAAMAFISLQELNKHNSPKNIVFYFHLIGTLLLPLFFFPQWKMPNLYELGLLLFVGGFGLIFQLLLTRAFKYAPANVITPFAFTGVIFSSLFDWLIWKHIPNLYFWIGAVVIILSVSLLAKVRSKKC comes from the coding sequence ATGAAAATACATTCCCCGCCCTCACTTTATCATCGCGCGATTATCTTTATGATTTCCGCTTATTTCAGCATTACCCTAATGAATGTGTTTGTGAAAACGGCATCCGATACTATTCCCGCCAGTGAAACGCTCTTTTCACGCTTTCTAATCGGTTTGTTGTTCTTACTGCCTTTTATGATTAAAGACCGAGATTTCAAAGTGGAAATAAGTCAGTGGAAGTTCTTGGTGTTACGAAATTTGGCAGGTGTAGTCAGTATGTTGATTAATTTCTATGTGGTAAAATTTTTACCGCTCTCGATCGCCGTTTTGCTGATGAATACTTCCGCGCTGTTTATTCCGGTTTTACTCCTCTTTTTCCATCAAAAAACACCGCTTAATGTGTTAGCACTTAGTTTGATGGGGTTTGTAGGCGTATCCATTATTTTACTTACCAATCAAAATGATTCTTTTGAGCCGATCTACGTATTAATCGGTTTAAGCGGTGCTATATTGGCGGCGATGGCGTTTATTAGTTTGCAAGAGCTGAATAAACATAATTCCCCCAAAAATATTGTGTTTTACTTCCATTTAATCGGTACTTTATTGCTCCCCTTATTCTTTTTCCCGCAGTGGAAAATGCCGAATCTATATGAATTAGGGCTTCTTCTCTTTGTCGGTGGATTCGGGCTCATATTCCAACTGCTTTTGACCCGTGCATTCAAATACGCACCGGCAAATGTGATTACACCTTTTGCGTTTACAGGCGTAATTTTCTCCAGTCTATTTGACTGGCTTATTTGGAAACACATTCCAAACCTTTATTTTTGGATTGGAGCTGTGGTGATTATCCTTTCAGTCAGTTTATTGGCAAAAGTGCGGTCAAAAAAATGTTAG